From one Paenibacillus terrae HPL-003 genomic stretch:
- a CDS encoding MFS transporter, with amino-acid sequence MQSTRKVYILAIISFLVGTSEYIISGILDQIATTMGITVAAAGQLITVFSLAYAIGTPILMAVTAKMDRRKLLLYSLGLFAAANLLSFVLPGFGMFIAVRILMALGAGMVVVTALSIAAKIAPAGKQASSIATVTMGFTASLIIGIPLGRMISSAYGWKTVFLGIALAGIIALIVIAMTIPRINGDKTVPLLQQFALLKKPEVALGLGITFFWLGGYSLAYTYISPYLLDVLGVGEDMLSIVLLAFGIASLIGSKIGGYSADKKGIPFTLFGGMVLHIISLLLLPFAAHSLIAVFVLLILWSFAAWTSGPTQQYNLVTLVPESSGVMLSLNQSTMQLAMAAGAGIGGVVVGQVSLASITWFGAAGVAIAIVAVYLLSRRSSVQTQASVTE; translated from the coding sequence ATGCAGAGCACGAGGAAAGTATACATTTTGGCAATTATCAGTTTTTTGGTAGGAACATCTGAATATATTATCTCGGGAATTCTGGATCAAATTGCAACTACGATGGGAATTACAGTGGCCGCCGCAGGTCAGTTAATCACAGTATTCTCCCTTGCCTACGCAATTGGCACGCCGATTCTGATGGCAGTAACCGCTAAAATGGACAGACGTAAACTGCTCCTATATTCCCTCGGATTATTTGCAGCTGCCAATCTGCTCTCCTTTGTTCTGCCGGGTTTTGGCATGTTTATTGCCGTACGTATTCTCATGGCACTCGGGGCGGGGATGGTCGTGGTTACGGCACTGAGCATTGCAGCGAAAATTGCACCAGCCGGCAAGCAGGCCAGCTCCATTGCTACGGTCACCATGGGTTTTACAGCCTCGCTAATTATCGGTATTCCGCTTGGTAGAATGATATCTTCCGCATATGGATGGAAAACCGTATTTCTCGGCATCGCTTTGGCAGGGATTATCGCCCTGATTGTTATCGCTATGACGATTCCCCGTATAAATGGAGATAAAACCGTTCCCTTACTGCAACAGTTTGCTCTTCTAAAAAAGCCCGAAGTCGCTTTGGGATTAGGCATTACTTTCTTTTGGCTTGGAGGTTATTCACTTGCATATACCTATATCTCACCATACTTGCTGGATGTATTAGGTGTAGGAGAGGATATGCTGAGCATCGTATTACTCGCCTTTGGGATTGCCAGTCTGATCGGGTCGAAAATCGGTGGATACAGTGCAGATAAAAAGGGCATTCCTTTTACGTTATTCGGAGGTATGGTGCTGCATATTATTTCGTTGCTCTTACTTCCTTTTGCAGCCCACTCCCTAATCGCAGTATTCGTTTTACTGATCCTTTGGTCGTTTGCAGCCTGGACATCCGGACCAACTCAACAATATAATCTGGTTACTCTCGTACCAGAGTCTTCTGGAGTGATGCTGAGCCTCAATCAGTCTACGATGCAGCTTGCAATGGCAGCTGGAGCCGGAATTGGTGGCGTGGTTGTAGGTCAGGTTTCGCTGGCTTCCATCACCTGGTTTGGAGCAGCAGGGGTCGCTATCGCCATTGTAGCTGTGTATTTACTATCACGAAGATCCTCAGTTCAAACGCAAGCGAGTGTTACGGAATAA
- a CDS encoding AraC family transcriptional regulator: MEANNTEDSTMEKQAELTRLIEQFSNQDGVQSTAIPSLHFVRSSVTTVPIYQVHKPALCIVAQGRKVVMLAEESYHYGTSDYLVVSVDLPISGQVIQASAKAPYLCLRLDFDPHQVLDLIKESNFSTSPVGDSRRGLYVSQTNLTLLDAVVRLVRLLEKPQDVPVLAPLVIREILYRILQGNQGESLKQLVMTGSHSNRIAEVIQRIKQDYDNPLRIEELAKLANMSASSLHRHFKEVTAMSPLQYQKQLRLQEARHLLLSESVDAADVGFQVGYESPSQFSREYARLFGLPPISDIKRLRMDQDQPTI, translated from the coding sequence ATGGAAGCAAACAACACAGAGGATTCAACCATGGAAAAACAAGCTGAATTGACAAGGCTCATAGAGCAATTTTCCAATCAGGACGGAGTCCAGTCTACAGCCATACCTTCGCTGCACTTCGTCCGAAGTTCAGTTACAACCGTGCCGATTTATCAAGTCCATAAACCAGCCTTATGTATTGTGGCGCAGGGCAGAAAAGTCGTAATGCTCGCAGAGGAAAGTTACCATTACGGCACATCCGACTACCTTGTCGTTTCGGTGGATTTACCAATTTCAGGGCAGGTCATACAAGCGTCAGCAAAAGCTCCTTACTTGTGTCTACGGCTCGATTTTGATCCGCATCAGGTTTTGGACCTCATCAAAGAGTCTAATTTTTCAACAAGTCCTGTTGGTGATTCCAGACGAGGCTTATATGTCAGCCAAACCAACCTTACTTTGCTGGATGCCGTGGTAAGACTTGTCCGGCTTTTAGAAAAACCGCAGGATGTTCCAGTGCTTGCCCCATTAGTCATTCGCGAGATACTGTACAGGATTTTACAGGGAAACCAGGGAGAGTCCTTAAAACAGCTGGTCATGACCGGCAGCCATTCAAACCGGATTGCAGAAGTCATCCAACGGATTAAGCAGGATTATGATAACCCTTTGCGAATTGAGGAATTGGCCAAACTGGCTAATATGAGTGCTTCGTCGCTGCATCGTCATTTTAAAGAGGTTACTGCCATGAGCCCACTGCAATATCAAAAACAATTACGTCTGCAAGAAGCCCGCCACCTGTTGTTATCCGAATCAGTAGATGCAGCAGATGTCGGTTTTCAGGTAGGCTACGAAAGTCCATCACAATTCAGTCGCGAGTACGCCCGATTGTTCGGCCTGCCTCCGATCAGTGATATTAAGCGACTGCGCATGGATCAGGACCAGCCAACAATTTGA
- a CDS encoding LacI family DNA-binding transcriptional regulator, with protein MPDQKKVTIEDVAKRAGVGIATVSRAINDSEGISPRTKALILQVIEEMGFTPNTSAQSLKVRQTFQIALAVPDIRNAIIPEIAWSVEQAAKQHGYRVVQINTAGNARMELETVREVKKLHVDGLIIMPLAYPKMLVDLINKASVPVSIINYGKKLGEDVKADIVSLARQEGRLVMEHLLKIGRTRIAYAGAAKDKIEERYFAYEQSLQHVDPSLVYFGDDFSFETGLRAADYFYSLKHMPDAIYAVNDMVAIGIVNRFKDLGVKVPEEVAVVGIDNNLWATVTTPQISSVSIMGEEVARLAAELLLKRIQEQTPGDYERVQFEPRLIVRESSVSVIRKPTVGRD; from the coding sequence GTGCCAGATCAAAAAAAAGTAACCATAGAGGATGTAGCCAAGCGAGCAGGGGTCGGTATTGCGACTGTTTCCAGGGCAATTAACGATAGCGAGGGCATCAGCCCGAGAACGAAAGCATTGATTTTGCAAGTGATTGAAGAAATGGGCTTTACGCCCAACACCTCGGCTCAGAGTCTGAAGGTTCGTCAGACATTCCAAATTGCGCTGGCCGTGCCAGATATTCGTAATGCGATTATTCCCGAAATAGCTTGGTCTGTGGAGCAGGCCGCCAAGCAGCATGGTTACCGTGTCGTTCAAATTAATACTGCCGGGAACGCGAGAATGGAGCTTGAAACGGTACGGGAGGTCAAGAAGCTGCATGTGGACGGGCTAATTATTATGCCGCTGGCGTATCCCAAAATGCTGGTGGATCTGATCAACAAAGCCAGCGTTCCGGTGTCCATCATTAACTATGGCAAAAAGCTGGGCGAAGACGTCAAAGCCGATATCGTCAGTTTGGCCCGACAAGAGGGACGGCTTGTGATGGAGCATTTGCTTAAAATCGGGAGAACGAGAATTGCTTACGCAGGTGCTGCGAAGGATAAAATCGAGGAAAGGTACTTCGCTTATGAGCAATCTCTCCAGCATGTGGACCCTTCACTTGTTTATTTTGGCGATGATTTCTCTTTTGAGACAGGGCTGCGGGCAGCCGATTATTTTTACAGCTTGAAACACATGCCGGATGCCATTTATGCGGTTAATGATATGGTAGCGATAGGAATCGTGAATCGATTTAAGGATTTGGGTGTAAAGGTGCCGGAAGAGGTTGCTGTGGTTGGCATTGATAACAATTTATGGGCTACGGTAACAACGCCGCAGATCAGCTCTGTTTCCATTATGGGAGAAGAGGTGGCACGATTGGCAGCGGAGCTGCTGCTCAAGCGGATTCAGGAACAGACACCGGGCGATTACGAGCGTGTGCAATTCGAGCCTCGTCTGATCGTCAGGGAATCGAGCGTGTCTGTGATTCGCAAGCCTACGGTTGGACGTGACTGA
- a CDS encoding SDR family oxidoreductase produces the protein MSNIKGKVVAITGASSGIGEAAASLLAHHGAHVVLGARRTERLEALTTEIRSKGGSADYQQLDVTKRDQMEGFIGYAEKQFGRVDVIVNNAGVMPLSKLEALKVEEWDRMIDVNIRGVLYGIAAGLPIMRKQGFGQFINIASIGAYSVTPTASVYCATKYAVRAISEGLRLEVGGDIRVTLVSPGVTESELADSISDEEARQGMQEYRRISISSDAIARSILYAMEQPADVDVNEIIVRPTASPN, from the coding sequence ATGTCGAATATAAAAGGGAAAGTCGTAGCTATTACGGGGGCAAGTAGTGGAATTGGTGAAGCTGCTGCGAGTTTACTTGCTCACCATGGGGCTCACGTGGTATTAGGGGCTAGACGCACAGAGCGACTGGAGGCGCTTACCACTGAGATTCGTTCAAAAGGCGGATCGGCCGATTATCAGCAGCTGGATGTTACCAAGAGAGATCAGATGGAGGGGTTCATCGGGTATGCGGAAAAACAATTTGGACGTGTGGATGTGATTGTGAACAATGCGGGAGTGATGCCTCTTTCGAAATTGGAAGCCCTCAAGGTAGAGGAATGGGATCGCATGATTGATGTGAATATACGAGGTGTTCTGTATGGGATTGCGGCAGGGCTTCCCATCATGCGGAAGCAAGGGTTTGGTCAGTTTATTAATATCGCTTCCATTGGCGCGTACAGCGTAACTCCGACTGCATCGGTGTATTGCGCTACGAAGTATGCTGTCCGGGCGATTTCTGAAGGATTGCGCTTGGAGGTTGGCGGCGATATCCGTGTGACGCTGGTATCCCCGGGAGTAACCGAATCCGAGCTTGCCGACAGTATTTCAGATGAAGAGGCACGGCAGGGAATGCAAGAGTATCGTCGTATTTCGATTTCCTCGGACGCGATTGCCCGTTCCATTCTGTATGCCATGGAGCAGCCTGCGGACGTGGATGTGAACGAAATTATTGTAAGACCCACGGCAAGCCCGAATTAA
- a CDS encoding ArsR/SmtB family transcription factor, with protein MKDATDMQQAVKIYKALGEPTRLKIAFLLKEESDQCCSVLGEKLNSVAISTLSHHLKQMAESGLLTFRKEGTFIYYSLDIEVAQKYAPYLMT; from the coding sequence GTGAAAGATGCTACAGACATGCAGCAAGCTGTAAAAATATATAAAGCGCTTGGAGAACCGACTCGTCTCAAAATAGCATTTTTGCTGAAAGAGGAAAGTGACCAGTGCTGCTCCGTTCTGGGTGAGAAGCTGAACAGTGTTGCAATTTCAACGCTATCGCATCACCTGAAGCAAATGGCAGAATCCGGGCTGCTGACGTTCCGTAAAGAGGGAACCTTTATTTATTACAGCCTGGATATTGAAGTAGCCCAAAAATATGCCCCATACCTGATGACATAA
- a CDS encoding 2,3-butanediol dehydrogenase — protein sequence MQALRWHGVKDLRLENIEQPAALAGKVKIKVEWCGICGSDLHEYVAGPIFIPQDAPHPLTGEKAPIVMGHEFSGQVVEIGEGVTKIQVGDRVVVEPIFACGECAACKQGSYNLCDKMGFLGLAGGGGGFSEYVAADEHMVHKIPESVSFEQGALVEPSAVALYAVRQSQLKVGDKAVVFGAGPIGLLVIEALKASGASEIYAVELSEERKAKAEELGAIVIDPKTVDVVQELHKRTNGGVDVAYEVTGVPPVLTQAIESTKISGQIMIVSIFEKEAPIKPNNIVMKERNLTGIIGYRDVFPAVISLMEKGYFPADKLVTKRIKLEEVIEQGFEGLLKEKNQVKILVSPKA from the coding sequence ATGCAAGCATTGAGATGGCATGGAGTAAAAGATTTACGTTTGGAAAACATTGAGCAACCCGCTGCTCTGGCAGGAAAAGTAAAAATCAAAGTAGAATGGTGCGGCATTTGCGGAAGTGATCTTCATGAATATGTAGCAGGACCTATTTTCATTCCCCAAGATGCTCCTCATCCTTTGACTGGAGAAAAAGCGCCGATCGTCATGGGACATGAATTCTCTGGACAAGTAGTCGAAATCGGTGAAGGTGTAACCAAAATTCAGGTTGGCGACCGTGTTGTCGTAGAACCGATTTTTGCGTGTGGAGAATGTGCTGCATGTAAACAAGGCAGCTATAATCTTTGCGATAAAATGGGCTTCCTCGGTCTGGCAGGCGGCGGCGGTGGATTTTCTGAATATGTCGCAGCTGATGAGCATATGGTACACAAAATTCCGGAAAGCGTATCTTTCGAGCAAGGCGCTTTGGTAGAGCCTTCGGCCGTTGCTTTGTATGCTGTTCGTCAAAGCCAGCTGAAAGTCGGCGACAAAGCCGTAGTATTTGGCGCTGGTCCTATCGGATTGCTGGTTATTGAAGCTTTGAAAGCTTCGGGCGCATCTGAGATTTATGCAGTAGAACTTTCCGAGGAACGTAAAGCTAAAGCTGAAGAGCTGGGTGCTATCGTGATTGATCCTAAGACAGTTGATGTTGTGCAAGAGCTGCACAAACGGACTAACGGCGGCGTAGATGTAGCCTATGAAGTCACTGGAGTACCTCCTGTGCTGACTCAAGCTATTGAATCTACTAAAATCAGCGGACAAATCATGATCGTCAGCATTTTTGAAAAAGAAGCTCCGATCAAACCGAACAATATTGTCATGAAGGAACGCAATCTGACTGGCATTATCGGCTACCGTGATGTATTCCCGGCTGTAATCAGCTTGATGGAAAAAGGATATTTCCCTGCTGACAAGCTCGTTACCAAACGTATTAAGCTCGAAGAAGTGATTGAGCAAGGTTTTGAAGGTCTGCTGAAAGAAAAAAATCAGGTTAAAATCCTGGTATCTCCAAAAGCCTAA
- a CDS encoding Atu4866 domain-containing protein — protein MERNKVEKGSHASQHPYVGMWVTQDGRIRQELLSNGRYDEARDHRQSAYTGSYVVEGEHIEYVDDTGFTADGEFKDGILYHAGMVFYREAQK, from the coding sequence ATGGAGAGGAACAAAGTGGAGAAAGGCTCACACGCATCGCAGCATCCCTATGTCGGTATGTGGGTTACCCAAGATGGACGTATCCGTCAGGAACTTCTGTCTAATGGGCGCTATGATGAGGCGCGTGATCATAGGCAAAGCGCCTACACAGGCAGCTATGTCGTGGAAGGTGAACATATCGAGTATGTGGACGATACCGGATTTACGGCAGATGGCGAGTTTAAGGATGGAATTCTGTATCATGCAGGGATGGTTTTTTACAGGGAAGCACAAAAGTAA